The Acidobacteriota bacterium region CCTTGATGGCCGCGTGGCACGCCACTGTGGCGGCAATGTTGCGCCGCAGTTCGTCGAGCGACAGCGCGCGTTCTTCGCGCCCAACGCCGTCCAGAATTTCGCGTACCAGCGTTTCCACATCGTTCGGCTGGATGTCGGCCGGCGCAGCCTTCACCGCCACGCTTCCCTGGCCGAAGGGCTCCACTTCAAACCCATTGGCAGCCAGTTCATCGGCAATGCTCTCAAAGGTCGCGCGCTGCTCCGGCTGCAGGTCAGCCACAATCGGGATCAGCAGACGCTGCCCTTCAAGATTGCTGGATTGACGCTGGCGCAGATGCTGCTCAAAGAGAACGCGCTCGTGGGCCACGTGCTGGTCAATAATCCACAGCCCCTCCGGATTGGTGGCAATGATAAAGCTGGACTGCACCTGGCCGAGCGGCAGAAGGTTGGAGGGCAACTCGCCGGCGCGATTTTCGATCCCTGCGGGCGCCGCCTCCGGGTATGCGGCCGGGCAGGACGCGGGTTCAGCCGGAGCGTAAAGAGCGAGCGCCGCTTCAGCCAGCGGCAGATATCCCGGCGTGGGGGCCGGCCGCGGGGCGGAGAGCTGAAAGGCTCTGGAGGCGCCGGGGGCGTAGGGTCTGCTTGCATCTTCCGGCGGCATCCAATCCTGTGCATGCTGCTGCGCAACCGAGGTTTCCCTGCCGCTGTGGAAAGCGCCCGCTTGATCGAACGAGTCCGCACGTTTCGGCATAGGGAAGGCCGCCACGGGACGCGAAGCCATCAGCGCCTGGAGCACTGTGTCACGGATGAGATCGTGAACAAAAGACGAGTGGCGGAACCGCACCTCGGCCTTCGACGGGTGGACGTTGACGTCCACTTCGCCCGGCGCGAGGTCCAGAAAGATCAGCGCGACAGGGAAGATCCCGGCGGGCAGAATGTTCCGATAAGCCTCATGGAGTGCATGCAGCACCAGGCGGTCACGGATCAGCCGTCGGCTGACAAAAAAGTAAATCTGGTTCCGGTTCAGCTTGTGGACTTCCGGGCGCGAGACGAATCCGGAAATTCTGAAAATCGGCGGCGCTTCCGTTTCAGAATCCGCTTCCGTTTCCTCGTCGAGCCCCAGGTCGGATGTTACCGGAAGCAATTGCCGCTCCACCGGCCCGAACTCAACCAGTTGTTCCAGCACCTGCCCGCCCATCACCTGATAGATCCGCTCGCGATGGCTTGCCACCGGAGAGACCTTCAGGATTTCATTCGATACCGATTCCAGGCGAAATGCTTTCTCGGGGTGCGCCAGCGCGTAATGCGTCACCATGGAGGCAATGTGGCCAAGCTCGGTGGATTCCGATCTCAGGAATTTGCGACGGGCTGGAACATTGTAGAACAGGTTGTGGGCTTCTATCGTGGTTCCGCAGGGGCGGGCAACCTCCTTGACGTCGTGCAGCCTGCCGCCTGCAAATTCCATTCGCGTGCCCGCTTCTTCCGAGGCGTGGCGGGTTTCAAGCGTCAGGCGCGAGACCGCGGCGATGGAGGGCAGGGCCTCGCCGCGAAAGCCCAGCGTCGCAATCTCATCCAGGTCTTCAGCGGTTTTGATCTTACTTGTGGCGTGGCGCTCAAAGGCCAGCATGGCGTCGTCGCGCGTCATGCCGCAGCCGTCGTCCACCACGCGGACCAGGCGCTTGCCGCCGCTTTCCACGCGGACTTCCACTGCGTTTGCCCCGGCGTCAATCGAGTTCTCAACCAGCTCCTTGGCTACGGAAGCCGGCCGCTCGACCACTTCGCCCGCCGCAATCTTGTTCGCGACGGCCTCTGGAAGGATGCGAATGATAGACATGGAAATTAACGGTAGTGTGAGTTTGCTTCAGGGGCTTCGGCCCCCGAAGGCTCCCGATTAAAGCTTCACGATCTTCAGCCCCAGTTCGGTGAGCTGTTCCGGATCGACGGTTGCGGGAGCGTCGCACATCAGGTCAGTGGCACTGGCGGTCTTGGGGAATGCGATCACTTCCCGGATGCTCGATTCACCCGCCAGCAGCGCGGTGATGCGGTCGACGCCCAGCGCGATGCCGCCGTGCGGCGGGGCCCCGTATTCGAGCGCGTCCATGAAGAACCCGAACCGCTCGCGCGCTTTTTCGTCGCTCAGGCCCAGCACGCGGAAAACACGCTTCTGGATGTCGGGCCGGTGCATACGAATCGAGCCGCCGCCGATCTCCTGCCCGTTCAGCACCAGATCATAAGCAAGCGCCTTGACGCCGGAGGGATCTGATTCGAGCTTGTCCAGGTCTTCTTCCCGCGGCGACGTAAACGGGTGGTGCATGGCCGCATAGCGCTTCTCATTCCTGTCGTAATCGAACATGGGGAAATCGACAATCCAGGCAAAGCTCCAGAGGCCGGGCCGGATCATCTCAAACTTGCTGGCAAGTTCGAGGCGCAGCCAGCCCGATGCCTGGCCGAGTCCACGCAGGTCTTCGACCGAGTCCGATTCGGCACCCAGCAGGATGACCAGGTCGCCCGTCTGCGCCTCCGTCGCCGCCACAATGGCCGCGAGCCCGTCGTCACCAAGCGCATTTTTCATCCGTGACTGGATGCCCGCCTCAGTAACCGTGAGATATGCTGAGTTCGCAGCCCCCATCTGTTTCAGGGTTTCCTGGTAGCGGTCAAACTGGCTGCGTGAGATTTTTGCAGCCGCGCCGGGAACGCGCAGCGCCTTGGCCACCTGGAAGCCCTTCACAGCATTCAGCTTGCCGCCGGGCAACTCCAGCCGTTTCCATTCCAGGCCGAACCGCAGGTCCGGCTTGTCGGAGCCGTACTTCTCCATCGCCGTGTCGTAGCTCAATCGCGCGAAGGGAAGCTCGACCTTGACGTCCACCAGCGCCAGCAGCTTCTGCATCAGGCCTTCGATGATCGCAAATAGCTCCTCGCGCGTCGGAAAGGCCATCTCCACGTCGATCTGAGTAAATTCCGGCTGGCGATCGGCGCGCAGGTCCTCATCGCGAAAGCAGCGGACAATCTGGAAATAGCGGTCGAAGCCGGCAATCATCAGCAACTGCTTGAAGAGCTGCGGCGACTGCGGCAGCGCGTAGAAATGTCCCTGGCGGACGCGGCTGGGCACCAGATAATCGCGGGCGCCTTCGGGCGTCGATCGCGTCATGAAGGGAGTTTCAATTTCAATGAAGCCGTGGTCGCCCATATGCTTGCGCGTTTCCAGGCAGGCCAGGTGGCGCAGCCGGATGTTGCGCTGCATGCGGGCGCGGCGCAGGTCGAGATAGCGGTAGCGCAGGCGCGTGTCTTCGGCCGTGCGCGTTTCATCTTCAATGGGGAAGGGAGGAGTCTTTGCCTCGTTCAGCAGCAGCAGCCGGGCCGTCTTCACCTCCACCTCGCCGGTCGCGATCTGGGTGTTCACGGTTTCCGGCGCGCGCAGGACGACCTCGCCCTCCACGCCCACCACGTACTCGTTCCGGAGCTGCTCGGCTTTCTCGTGGGCTTCCGGGCCCGATTCCGCGTTCACTACCACCTGGACCACGCCGGTGTGGTCGCGCAGGTCGAGGAAGATCAGGTTGCCCAGATCTCGCCGGCGAGCCACCCAGCCCGCCAGAAAAATTTTCTGCCCGGTGTGCGCCTTTCGCAGTTCGCCGCAATGGTGCGACCTTTGCCGGTCGCCAAGTAAATCGAGTGCCAAAGTGGTCCCTTGCCTTTCCGTCAATTTTTCCCGGTCACAGGACTCGCGGCCGGCCGGGGCCCGTGCAGCTTCTCTTTCAGAAAGCCTGCGATTTCGCCGGCGCTGACGCTTTGCTGTTCGCCGGTGCCCATGTCTTTCACCTGATAGTTTCCGCTCGCAATTTCTTCTTCGCCGATAATGACCGTGTACCGCACCTGAAGCCTGCTGGCAGCTCCCATCGCTTTCTTCAGCTTGACGGGAAGGTGGCTGATTTCCGTTGCAATGCCCTGACGGCGCAAGCTGCTGGTCAGTGTCATAGCCTCATGGCGTGCGCCCTCGCCCATCCAGGCAACGTAGACAGCAAGCGGCTGGGAGAGCTTTAACTCCGAGGCCGCCTCCACAGCCAGCACCAGTCGGTCCTGGCCAATGGCGAAGCCGAATCCTGGAGCTGGTGGCCCGCCCAGCATTTCACTAAGGCCGTCGTAGCGTCCCCCGCCAAGCAGGGCATTCTGCGCGCCCAGAAGGCCGCTGGTGATTTCAAACGTCGTGCGCGTGTAATAATCGAGCCCGCGCACCAGCCGTGGCGCAACTTCAAAGGCGACGCCCCGCTGCTTCAGGTCCATAGTTACGGAATCAAAGTGCTGGCGGCATTCCGGGCACAGATAGTCGATGATTTTCGGCAGCTCTTCGATGATGGGCTGGTCGGCCTCAACCTTGCAGTCGAGCACGCGCAGCGGATTGGTGGTGGCGCGCCGCTGGCAATCCTCGCACAGGCGGGTTTTTACCTCGTCCAGCGCCTTACGAAGTACCTTCAGGTATTCCGGCCGGCACCTGGAGCAGCCTACCGAGTTCACCAGCAGCCTGAATTCCTTCAGCCCCAGGCGTTCGAGCAGCAGCACCAGCATCTCCAGCACTTCCGCATCGATGGCTGGATGGTCAGAACCCAGCACTTCCGCGCCGATCTGGTAGAACTGCCGGTACCTTCCCTTCTGTGGCCGTTCGCGGCGAAACATGGGGCCGAAGTAATAAAGCTTCTGGATGCCCGGCTCGTTATAAAGACTGTGCTCGATGTAGGCGCGCACCACGGATGCCGTGGCCTCCGGGCGCAGCGTCAGCGATCCGCTGTCGCGGTCCTCGAATGTGTACATCTCTTTGGTCACAATGTCGGTGTCCGACCCTACGCTGCGTGCGAACAGCGCCGTTTGTTCCAGCACGGGCGTGCGGATTTCGCGGAAGCTGTAAGCTTCAAAAACTTTTCGAGCTTCATCCTCCACACGCTGCCACAGCAGTGTTTCGGCAGGCAGCAGATCGCGGGTACCTTTGACGGATTGAATCGGTTCGTTCTTTTTTGACACGCTAATTTAATTTCCGATGAGTTTGCGGCCGATTTCGTCCGCGCTGGCTTCGCCGGATCAAGGGACGGTCTTGCTGCCGTTTTCGGCCAGATAAATGTTCTTGTACTCCAGGTAATGCCCGGCGTGAGCGTCAATGAAAGCCTGGTCGCGCTCGGTAAGCTTTCGCCGCAACTTTGCAGGCACGCCTACATAAAGGCTGCCCGGCGGTATCACGGTATCCTCGAGCACCAGCGCTCCCGCCGCCACAATCGATCCTGCGCCCACGCAGGCCCTGTTCAGCACAATGGCGCCCATGCCAATCAGGCAATGGTCTTCGACGGCGCAGCCGTGCAGGACCGCGCGGTGGCCCACCGTTACCCACTCGCCCACAGTCACGGGCACGCCGGTGATGCTGTGCAGCACGGAGCCATCCTGAATGTTGGTGTGCCTTCCCACATGGATTGGGCCGATATCGCCGCGCAGCACCACCTGGTACCAGATGCTGGCGTCTTCAGCAATCTCGACCTCGCCGATAAGGTCGGCGCTCGAGGCAACAAACGCCGATTCCGCGACGCGAGGGAAAACGCCTTTGTAACTTGCAATCATGGACCTGCCTGCTCAGCCCGAAATCCTGCGATGTCTTGAACTTATTGAAGTTATCATATCCGCTCAAAAAGCCGCAAGGCTGGGCGCAGGCGGAGTTGAAGTCAATGTAGCAGCGGCTTCACGCCGCCAAACGGCGAGGCTGACTATGTGGCGGGATAAACTCGCCGCTACGCCTGCCAGAATGTCAGGGACAGTGCACGACCTGAGATTTTCGTGATCAACTTGATGCCGGAGCGCAAAAGGCCCGATGCGCTCGAGACGCACCGGGCCCTTGCGGAATCCCCTTTTTCAGTTTCGCTGCGGGCTGCGGCCCCACATCGTTACGCTTTGTGTCCCATCACCACAGTGTGCGGCGATTGAGGAATCGGGTGCTGGGTGATCTCGGCGAAACCAGCTTCACGGTACATCGATGCATATTCGTTGAAGGTGTAAGCGTCCCCCGCCTGTGTGCTGGCCAGCATCACCATGCTGAACGCGGCCGGCATGGGCGGCGACACGCGGTCTTCGTTAGGAACAAATTCCAGGGCTGCGGCGCGGCCGCCGGGCTTCAGCGCCCGGTGTACCTTCTTCAGCAGTCTGGCATTGGTGGGCGGATCAAAGTGATGTAGAAAGTTGGTGAGCAGGACGGCGTCATATGGCCCGCCGTAATCCACCTCGAATGCGCTGCCGGGCAGTTTTGTGTAGCGGTCCGCAACGCCGGCCTTTTTTGCATTGGCATGCGCCACTTCCAGAACGGGCGCCCAATCGACCGCCACAACGTGCGCCTGCGGATTCTGCTTTGCCACCTCGATACCGAACAAACCGTGGCCCGCGGCGATGTCGAGGACTTTGAAATTACCGTTGTGGCCGTCCATGGCAATCTTGCCCAGGGGCCCGGCCAGAGGAGCCATCATGGGGGCCATGCTGTGCGCGAATTCCACCCAGATGGGGTTTTCCGGCTCAACCGAACCCTGCCCGGGGAGCACTGTGTGCCCGTTTCGAACCGTCTCCGTCAGTCGCGTGAAGGGTTCTTGCATGGCGGGATTTCCAAGGAAGCCCGCCGTTGCGGCCATGCACGCCGGAGAACGCGGGTCGAGAAAGGCTGCGCTGGTGGGCGTGTGATGGTAGCGGCCATCCTCCTTGCTCAGGATGCCGATGACCGTCAGATAATCGCACAGAATGCGGATGCCCCGCTCGGAAGCTGAACAGCGCGCGGCCAGCGACGCCACATCGCCCGGCCCTTCGCCAATGGCCCGGAAAAGATCAATTTCAATAGCCGTCCGAAGCGCCGCGGACCGCTGAAATGCCACCAGGGTATCAAAAACAATTGCAGGATTCGGCTGTGCCGCCTGCTGTGTTGATGCCATACGTTTCCTCCCCAGCCGGGTTGTCATCCTCCGGCTGCATTTCAAAGGATGCCTTGAGTTGCATCCCAGATATTTGGTGTTGAGCCCCAGCGGGTAAGATACACTGCGGCTGAACTGAAATCAATTTTTAAGCTTGGGAGAGGATATTCGCACACGGCCCTGCGGCCCAGGAACGAGGCTCCAGCCCGGCGGCTATGGAATTGCTTTAATTGCTTCAGGCGCCTGGGATAGCTTCCTGAATGATTGGGCAGGTTCGCCCGGCCCCATGATCACCGCATAGGCAGACCTGGCTGAGCCGGCTGCATCGCAGGATGGGCCATCAATAGTCAGGCATCTGCATCTTCTGAGGCTCGCCCTTGACGTGAGTGGTTAC contains the following coding sequences:
- the mutL gene encoding DNA mismatch repair endonuclease MutL — protein: MSIIRILPEAVANKIAAGEVVERPASVAKELVENSIDAGANAVEVRVESGGKRLVRVVDDGCGMTRDDAMLAFERHATSKIKTAEDLDEIATLGFRGEALPSIAAVSRLTLETRHASEEAGTRMEFAGGRLHDVKEVARPCGTTIEAHNLFYNVPARRKFLRSESTELGHIASMVTHYALAHPEKAFRLESVSNEILKVSPVASHRERIYQVMGGQVLEQLVEFGPVERQLLPVTSDLGLDEETEADSETEAPPIFRISGFVSRPEVHKLNRNQIYFFVSRRLIRDRLVLHALHEAYRNILPAGIFPVALIFLDLAPGEVDVNVHPSKAEVRFRHSSFVHDLIRDTVLQALMASRPVAAFPMPKRADSFDQAGAFHSGRETSVAQQHAQDWMPPEDASRPYAPGASRAFQLSAPRPAPTPGYLPLAEAALALYAPAEPASCPAAYPEAAPAGIENRAGELPSNLLPLGQVQSSFIIATNPEGLWIIDQHVAHERVLFEQHLRQRQSSNLEGQRLLIPIVADLQPEQRATFESIADELAANGFEVEPFGQGSVAVKAAPADIQPNDVETLVREILDGVGREERALSLDELRRNIAATVACHAAIKVNMPLDQEKMLWLLLELSKTECPMTCPHGRPIVLRYDMKEIQKAFKRI
- the aspS gene encoding aspartate--tRNA ligase, yielding MTERQGTTLALDLLGDRQRSHHCGELRKAHTGQKIFLAGWVARRRDLGNLIFLDLRDHTGVVQVVVNAESGPEAHEKAEQLRNEYVVGVEGEVVLRAPETVNTQIATGEVEVKTARLLLLNEAKTPPFPIEDETRTAEDTRLRYRYLDLRRARMQRNIRLRHLACLETRKHMGDHGFIEIETPFMTRSTPEGARDYLVPSRVRQGHFYALPQSPQLFKQLLMIAGFDRYFQIVRCFRDEDLRADRQPEFTQIDVEMAFPTREELFAIIEGLMQKLLALVDVKVELPFARLSYDTAMEKYGSDKPDLRFGLEWKRLELPGGKLNAVKGFQVAKALRVPGAAAKISRSQFDRYQETLKQMGAANSAYLTVTEAGIQSRMKNALGDDGLAAIVAATEAQTGDLVILLGAESDSVEDLRGLGQASGWLRLELASKFEMIRPGLWSFAWIVDFPMFDYDRNEKRYAAMHHPFTSPREEDLDKLESDPSGVKALAYDLVLNGQEIGGGSIRMHRPDIQKRVFRVLGLSDEKARERFGFFMDALEYGAPPHGGIALGVDRITALLAGESSIREVIAFPKTASATDLMCDAPATVDPEQLTELGLKIVKL
- a CDS encoding histidine--tRNA ligase, with product MSVSKKNEPIQSVKGTRDLLPAETLLWQRVEDEARKVFEAYSFREIRTPVLEQTALFARSVGSDTDIVTKEMYTFEDRDSGSLTLRPEATASVVRAYIEHSLYNEPGIQKLYYFGPMFRRERPQKGRYRQFYQIGAEVLGSDHPAIDAEVLEMLVLLLERLGLKEFRLLVNSVGCSRCRPEYLKVLRKALDEVKTRLCEDCQRRATTNPLRVLDCKVEADQPIIEELPKIIDYLCPECRQHFDSVTMDLKQRGVAFEVAPRLVRGLDYYTRTTFEITSGLLGAQNALLGGGRYDGLSEMLGGPPAPGFGFAIGQDRLVLAVEAASELKLSQPLAVYVAWMGEGARHEAMTLTSSLRRQGIATEISHLPVKLKKAMGAASRLQVRYTVIIGEEEIASGNYQVKDMGTGEQQSVSAGEIAGFLKEKLHGPRPAASPVTGKN
- a CDS encoding gamma carbonic anhydrase family protein; the protein is MIASYKGVFPRVAESAFVASSADLIGEVEIAEDASIWYQVVLRGDIGPIHVGRHTNIQDGSVLHSITGVPVTVGEWVTVGHRAVLHGCAVEDHCLIGMGAIVLNRACVGAGSIVAAGALVLEDTVIPPGSLYVGVPAKLRRKLTERDQAFIDAHAGHYLEYKNIYLAENGSKTVP
- a CDS encoding methyltransferase domain-containing protein, coding for MASTQQAAQPNPAIVFDTLVAFQRSAALRTAIEIDLFRAIGEGPGDVASLAARCSASERGIRILCDYLTVIGILSKEDGRYHHTPTSAAFLDPRSPACMAATAGFLGNPAMQEPFTRLTETVRNGHTVLPGQGSVEPENPIWVEFAHSMAPMMAPLAGPLGKIAMDGHNGNFKVLDIAAGHGLFGIEVAKQNPQAHVVAVDWAPVLEVAHANAKKAGVADRYTKLPGSAFEVDYGGPYDAVLLTNFLHHFDPPTNARLLKKVHRALKPGGRAAALEFVPNEDRVSPPMPAAFSMVMLASTQAGDAYTFNEYASMYREAGFAEITQHPIPQSPHTVVMGHKA